The following nucleotide sequence is from Nitratidesulfovibrio termitidis HI1.
ACCGCCGGGCACGTGGCTGAGCACCACGGCCACGATGGCCATCAGGTACACGGACAGGAACTGGACAAAGTCCAGCCCGAGGTCGGCGGGCATCAGCACGTACAGGCAGGCCGCCGCCACTACCAGGTCCAGCCCGGCCACCATGGTCTGCATGATGGCCAGCCGGAAGGGCGGCAGCGCGAATTCCTTGCCCATGATCCGGATGGGGTGCTTCGCCACCAGCGTCAGGATGTGGTAGCCGACGGTCAGCCCCAGCAGCACCACGCCCAGCAGGCGCACGTCGCGCATGGGGATGTCGAGCGATTCGGGCACCGGCAGCGGCTGGATGATGAACACGGCCCCGGCCACGCCCAGCGCGCCCACCCAGAAGGTGATGGCCAGCATGACCACCAGGCGCACCACGTCCACCACGGAAAATCCCCAAGCCGAATAGAATCGGTAGCGCACCGAACTGCCGCCCAGCAGCGCCCCGAAGTTGTAGCTGGTCACGCAGCCAACGAACGAGACAAGGGCGGTGCGGGCCATGGACAGCGGCTTGTTGATGGCGCGCAGGGCCAGCGCGTCGTATCCCACCAGCACCATGTAGTTGAACACCATCAGCACCATGGAGGCCACGATGCTGGTCATGGGCATCTGGCGCATGCTCTCGCGGATTTCGTCGATGTGGTATTTGCTGACTTCGTTGTACAGCAGCCACACGGCCCCGCAGAAAACGGCGAACACCGCAACCTTGCCCAGTGAACGCAGGTGCTTCTTCCACGGTGAAGGATGGTTGGGGGCGGCGGATTCGACGTCTGTGTGCTTCATGCGGAGATGGTGCCGTCAGGGATGAAGGTGTTTGCGTGTGCCGCGTTGCCACACCTGTTGGCGCGGCGGAACGCAGCCTACACTGGAGACCCGGTTACGGCAAGGCGGTGAAGCATGAATTCCCGTGCGGGGCATGTCGTTGTCGCAGGGGGAAGGACGCGGCTTTGCGCGCGGTGCGTGCGGCTGAACATGCGGGACTGGCTGCGGGGACAGGTTCCGTACGCGGTTTCCGTTTTATCGGCGAGAGGGGTGCGGAACTGGCCGCGTGGCTGCCGCCATGCCGCAGGGCGGGCGACGCGGTTGGCGGATCGGCAGGGTGTTGCATATGGACCGTGAACCCCATGTTTCAGTTGCGAGGTCTGTTCCGCATGTTTCACGGTTTCGGGAAACGTGGCGCATCCCGCCTATCCATGGGTGGTGCATGAATATTTTCTCCTGTCGCATGGGTGTGTTGTGCCAAGAAGTCGGTTCAGTAGCATTTCTGTCACTTGAACACGTTTCAACGGTGCAGTAGAAGGACGTTCCGCAGGGGGACTGTGCCCCGGCTGCATGGCGCCTTGCATGTGCGAGGCGCCCGTTTGGCGTGTCCGCAGCCGTAGTGCGGACAGACGCGCGCCGCATTCGGCAAGGGGTTGCCCGGGGGCGTCGCGTCGGTACCTTTTCATGCCGCATCGCGCTGCCGCAGTGTGTCGGGGGCGATGCCGGGCGGGGGGCCTTTGACGGCGCAGGAGGATGGTGTCAGGCGTCACCACCCGATATGTCGTGCGGGCCGAAGGAAGAACATGCACACAGTGAGTGTTGGGCAGGAGATGTACCGCTGGATGACGGACCTCTTTCCCATCTGCAGAAGCCTTACCGGTGACGGGGTGCGCGAGACGCTGGGCTATCTGGGCGGGTTGCTGCCGGGCCTGCGCCTGCACGAGGTGTCCAGCGGCACGCAGTGTTTCGACTGGACCGTGCCGGACGAATGGAACATCCGCGACGCCTACGTGGCCGACATGCAGGGCAACCGGCTGATCGACTTCAAGGCCAGCAACCTGCACGTGGTGGGCTATTCCGAGCCGGTGGACGCCGTAGTGACCCGCGAGGAACTGGATTCCCGGCTCTATTCGCTGCCCGATCAGCCGGACGCCATTCCCTACGTCACCTCGTACTACAAGCGCACCTGGGGTTTCTGCATCGCGCACGACAAGCGCGAGGCGCTTGGCCCCGGCCCGTTCCGGGTGGTGATAGATTCCACCCTGGCCCCCGGCCACATGACCTGCGCCGACCTGTTCCTGCCTGGCCGTTCGGAAAAGACGGTGGTGCTGTCCACCTACGTCTGCCATCCTTCCATGGCCAACAACGAGCTTTCCGGCCCGGTGCTGCAAACGGCCATGGCCCGCCACCTGATGCAGCGCGACCGCGAACTGTCGTACCTGCTGGTGTTCGTGCCGGAAACCATCGGCACCATCTGGTATCTCAGCCAGCATCTGGCCGAAATGCAGCGCAACGTGGTGGCCGGTTTCGTGCTGAGCTGTACGGGCGACGACCGGGAATGGTCGTACCTGCCCTCGCGCCAGGGCAACACGTTGTCCGACCGCGCACTGCTGCACGTGCTGGGCGCCTACCAC
It contains:
- a CDS encoding DUF4910 domain-containing protein, whose product is MTDLFPICRSLTGDGVRETLGYLGGLLPGLRLHEVSSGTQCFDWTVPDEWNIRDAYVADMQGNRLIDFKASNLHVVGYSEPVDAVVTREELDSRLYSLPDQPDAIPYVTSYYKRTWGFCIAHDKREALGPGPFRVVIDSTLAPGHMTCADLFLPGRSEKTVVLSTYVCHPSMANNELSGPVLQTAMARHLMQRDRELSYLLVFVPETIGTIWYLSQHLAEMQRNVVAGFVLSCTGDDREWSYLPSRQGNTLSDRALLHVLGAYHPDFKRYTFLDRASDERQYNSPGVDLPIIPFARSLYRHYPEYHTSLDDLSVVSPAGLDNSFTTLARCLDIIENNRTWRANCLCEPQLGKRGLYPTTSMKNGYCNKVNIIIDYLAYADGTLDLVQIADRIGVPADECIPVVRELVAAGVLAPVD